From the genome of Paracidovorax avenae:
ACACGGCGATGCCCTTCGCGGCCAGGGCGGTGGCGATCCGGTCCATCCGCAGGTCTTCGGGCAGGGACAGCCACAGGAACAGGGATGCCGGATGGCTGGCCAGCTCCATGCCGGCAAAGACGTTCCGGGCGATCGCCTGCCTGCGCCGTGCTTCGCGGCGCAGCCGTTGTTCCTGGCGTGCGACGGTGCCGTCGGCGATCCAGCGCGAGGCCATCGCCGTGACGATGCTCGGCAGGCTCCAGAACGTGGCGCGCACCACGGCCTTGATGCGGCTCGCGCACGACTCGGGAGCGACGATGTAGCCGAACCGCAAACCGCTGGCGAGGCTCTTGGACAGGCTGGAAACATGCACCGTGCGCTCCGGCGCCAGCACGGCGAATGCCGGTGGCGCCTTGCCGCCCGCCAGCCAGGCATACGCGGCGTCCTCGAACAGCCAGCAATCGTGGCGCCGGGCGATGTCCACGATGCGCAGCCGCTGCTCGCCCGTCAGCACCCAGCCGAGCGGGTTGTGGAGCGTGGGCATGGTGTGTATGGCGCGGATACGGCCCGTGGCGCACAGGGCGTCGAGCTCGTCCAGGTCCGGGCCCTGGGCCAGGCTGCGCACCGGTTTCAGCACCAGTCGCTGCACCTCGGCCAGCATCTTGAAGCCGGGATAGGTCAGTGCATCGACGGCGACCTCGTCGTGTGGCTCGAGCAATGCGCGTGCCGCGACATCCAGCCCCTGCTGCGCGCCGTTGACCAGGAAGAGGCGGCTTTCGTCCACCGGGATGCCGCGTTCCTTCGACAGGTACTCGGCGACGATCCGCCGCTCCTGGCGCCGTCCGCCGGGCGGCTGCTGGCGCAGCAGTGCCGACAGGTCGCCCCCGCCCGCCAGTTCACGCAGCATCCCGCGCAGCAGATCCGCCTGGCCCGGCCAGGTCGGGTGGTTGAACGACAGATCGACCGCCGTGGCGCTCAGCCGCGCTTCGTCGCCGCTGTCCCACTCGCGCTGCAGGGGGCGGTCCCGCACGAAGGTGCCGCGCCCGGTCTCGCCGATCACCAGCCCCATGGCGCGGAGCTGCGCATACACCTTGCTGGCCGAGGCGATGGCGATGCCGTGCCGCGCCGCAAGCTGCCGGTGCGTGGGCAGGGCCGCGCCGGCCGGCAGCCGGCCCTCCCGGATATCGACCGCCAGTTGCTCGGTCAGGTGCGCGACGCGGGAGGTCATGGGTGTGACTAGGACAATTTTTTGATTGTTCCAGTCTACGCGAACACACTGCAGACACCACCGGCTTTCTTCGGAAGGAAGAGCCACAGGAACACATATGACCACCACCACCTCCCGGCTCCCCGTGCTGGAATATCTGCAGCGCCAACTCGATGGCTCCCTGGCCGCAGGAGATGC
Proteins encoded in this window:
- a CDS encoding PLP-dependent aminotransferase family protein, with the protein product MTSRVAHLTEQLAVDIREGRLPAGAALPTHRQLAARHGIAIASASKVYAQLRAMGLVIGETGRGTFVRDRPLQREWDSGDEARLSATAVDLSFNHPTWPGQADLLRGMLRELAGGGDLSALLRQQPPGGRRQERRIVAEYLSKERGIPVDESRLFLVNGAQQGLDVAARALLEPHDEVAVDALTYPGFKMLAEVQRLVLKPVRSLAQGPDLDELDALCATGRIRAIHTMPTLHNPLGWVLTGEQRLRIVDIARRHDCWLFEDAAYAWLAGGKAPPAFAVLAPERTVHVSSLSKSLASGLRFGYIVAPESCASRIKAVVRATFWSLPSIVTAMASRWIADGTVARQEQRLRREARRRQAIARNVFAGMELASHPASLFLWLSLPEDLRMDRIATALAAKGIAVSKAEAYATTRHAPHALRLGLSSVDLEELRPVLLRVRETIEQFPV